One Nocardioides luti DNA window includes the following coding sequences:
- a CDS encoding aminoglycoside phosphotransferase family protein, with amino-acid sequence MASLGEAGRAWAEGLPGVLAELAEQWGLTLGRALPGGSASYVVSATTRDGAPRVVKLVLADPDLADESRTLVAAEGRGYAHLFDHDVERGALLLEALGPSLDRAVLPVERKLEILARTLAEAWTVPLGTAPVLAPGEDKGSTLHQMVVDLDARHPGACDPEVLAQALAYAEARAAAHDPDACVVVHGDAHAANALRVDVPRPGAASGYVFVDPDGFRADPAYDLGVTLRDWKVTDDRPRAELERLCALLAGQAGSDEQRVWEWAFLERVSTGLYVTDFGAESMGRWFLESAARLLRTR; translated from the coding sequence GTGGCCTCGCTGGGGGAGGCCGGCCGCGCCTGGGCCGAGGGCCTGCCGGGTGTGCTCGCCGAGCTCGCCGAGCAGTGGGGGCTGACCCTGGGCCGCGCCCTGCCCGGCGGCAGTGCGTCGTACGTCGTCTCCGCCACCACCCGCGACGGCGCACCCAGGGTCGTGAAGCTGGTGCTGGCCGACCCGGACCTCGCCGACGAGTCGCGCACCCTGGTGGCCGCCGAGGGTCGCGGCTACGCCCACCTGTTCGACCACGACGTCGAGCGGGGCGCCCTGCTGCTCGAGGCGCTCGGACCCTCGCTGGACCGGGCCGTGCTGCCCGTCGAGCGCAAGCTCGAGATCCTGGCGCGGACCCTCGCCGAGGCGTGGACGGTGCCGCTCGGGACGGCGCCCGTCCTCGCGCCCGGGGAGGACAAGGGCAGCACGCTCCACCAGATGGTCGTCGACCTCGACGCGCGGCACCCCGGAGCCTGCGACCCGGAGGTGCTTGCGCAGGCCCTGGCCTACGCCGAGGCGCGCGCCGCCGCCCACGACCCCGACGCCTGCGTGGTCGTCCACGGCGACGCGCACGCGGCCAACGCCCTGCGGGTCGACGTGCCGCGGCCCGGCGCCGCGTCGGGCTACGTCTTCGTCGACCCGGACGGCTTCCGCGCGGACCCGGCGTACGACCTCGGCGTGACGCTGCGGGACTGGAAGGTCACGGATGACCGGCCGCGCGCGGAGCTCGAGCGCCTCTGCGCGCTCCTCGCGGGACAGGCCGGCTCGGACGAGCAGCGGGTGTGGGAGTGGGCGTTCCTCGAGCGGGTCTCGACCGGCCTCTACGTGACCGACTTCGGGGCCGAGTCCATGGGGCGGTGGTTCCTGGAGAGCGCCGCACGGTTGTTGCGAACCCGCTGA
- a CDS encoding NTP transferase domain-containing protein, with protein MTLQGILLAAGAGTRMGTPKALVRDEAGEPWLVRGVRALTEGGCDAVTVVLGAGADEAAPLLDGTTAQVVLATDWADGMSASLRTGLASLADGDAESAVVTLVDLPDVGADVVRRVTDLGTDRGTLARASYDGEPGHPVLIGRDHWHGVIEVAAGDRGARDYLATHAVFLVECGDLATGADQDTP; from the coding sequence GTGACTCTCCAGGGAATCCTCCTCGCCGCCGGTGCCGGCACCCGCATGGGCACCCCCAAGGCCCTCGTCCGTGACGAGGCCGGGGAGCCGTGGCTGGTCCGCGGCGTCCGGGCCCTCACCGAGGGCGGCTGCGACGCGGTGACGGTCGTGCTGGGCGCGGGGGCCGACGAGGCCGCACCGCTGCTGGACGGCACCACCGCCCAGGTCGTGCTCGCCACGGACTGGGCGGACGGCATGAGCGCCTCCCTGCGCACGGGGCTCGCCTCGCTCGCCGACGGCGACGCCGAGTCGGCGGTCGTCACGCTGGTGGACCTGCCCGACGTCGGCGCCGACGTGGTGCGCCGGGTCACCGATCTCGGCACCGACCGCGGCACGCTCGCGCGGGCGTCGTACGACGGGGAGCCCGGCCACCCGGTGCTGATCGGCCGCGACCACTGGCACGGCGTGATCGAGGTGGCCGCGGGCGACCGCGGGGCGCGCGACTACCTCGCCACCCACGCCGTCTTCCTCGTCGAGTGCGGCGACCTCGCCACCGGCGCCGACCAGGACACCCCCTGA